TCGACGGTCGCCAATGCCCTCACCATCGGTGGCGAGCGCGGCGAGGTGATGCGCGACCTGCGGGGCGGACGTCAGGTGGCCCGGCAGTTCCACGGCGTGGAGAACGAGGCGCGCAAGGCCTGTTTCATGCCGCCGCGCGGTTGAAGCGGGGCACGCGCATTCAGCGCTTCGTCGGCGCGACCACCTGCTGTCGTTGCGTCCCCAGGCCGTCGATGCCCAGTTCGACCACGTCGCCAATATTCAGGAAGCGTGGCGGCGTGCGCCCCATGCCCACGCCTGGCGGCGTGCCGGTGATGATCAGATCGCCCGGCTCGAGCGTCATCATGTGGCTGCAGTAACTCACCAGCTGGGCGCAGGAGAAGATCATGTGGCGGCTGTTGCCCGTCTGCATGCGCTCGCCGTTGACCGACAGCCACAGGTTCAGCGCCTGCGGATCGGGGACTTCGTCGGCGGTCACCAGCCAGGGGCCGACCGGACCGAAAGTGTCGAAACCCTTGCCCTTGCCCCACTGTCCACCGGAACGCTCGATCTGGTACCAGCGCTCGGACACGTCGTTGGCCACGCAGTAACCGGCCACGTGATGCAGGGCGTCCGCCTCGCTCACCTGACGGGCTCGGGCGCCGATGACCATGCCCAGCTCCACCTCCCAGTCGAGCTTGCGAAAGTCCGCCGGCGGCACGATGTCGTCGTTCGGCCCTGACAGGCAACTGGTCCATTTGGGGAACATGACCGGCTCGTCGGGGACCGGCAGGTTCGATTCGACGGCGTGGTCGTGATAGTTCAGCCCGATGGCCACGAACTTGCCGCAACCGGTCCATGGCACCCCCGGGCGCGGTGTGCCGGAAACGACTGGCAGGCCGGCCGGATCGAGGGCATGCAACTGCGCCAGGCCGGCCGGTGAGAGCACCTCCGGGGTGATGTCGTCGACCACCGCGGACAGGTCGCGGAGGGTGCCCTGCGCGTCGAGCAGGGCGGGGGTTTCCTGGCCCGGCGGGCCCACGCGCATCAGTTTCATGGCGATCTACAGATTGAGCATGAGCTCGTGCTCTTCCGGCAGGGGCAGGAAGCCACGGGTCTCATAGTGTTTGAAGATGGCCTCGACCACCTCGTCGGGGTCGTCGATCAGGTGCATGATGTCCAGATCTTCCGGATGGATCATGCGTTCGCTCACGAGGCGCTCCTTGAACCAGTCCACCAGCCCTTCCCAGAACGGCCGGTGCACCAGGATGAGCGGAATCTTGCGGCTCTTGCCGGTCTGGATCAGCGTCAGCGCTTCGGTCACCTCGTCCAGGGTGCCGTAGCCGCCGGGCAGGACCACGTAGGCGGCGGCGAACTTCACGAACATGAACTTGCGCGCGAAGAAGTGCTGGAAGGTCTGGGAGATGTCCTGGTAGGGGTTGGCGGCCTGCTCGTGGGGCAGCTGGATGTTGAGCCCGATCGACGGACTCTTGCCGAAGTAGGCGCCCTTGTTGGCCGCCTCCATGATGCCCGGGCCGCCGCCGGAGATGACCGAAAAGCCCGCGTCCGACAGCTTGCGCGAGATCTGCTCGGCGAGCACGTAGTAGGGATGGTCCGGCGCCGTGCGCGCGCTGCCGAACACGGAGACGGCGGGGCGGATCGCGTTGAGCCGTTCGGTCGCCTCCACGAACTCTGACATAATCCCGAAGATTCGCCAGGACTCGCGCGCGTTGTACTGCGGCACCGTGGCATTGGGCAGGTCGTCGGGGAGTTTGTCCTTCGCGGTCATGTGGCCTCGTGTTGCGTGCGCAGGCGGCGGGTTCGCCCTCCGACAACCTCTGCCGGTGACATCTCCATGCCCACACTTCTGCTCGTTGATGGATCGAGTTATCTGTTCCGCGCCTTCCATGCCATGCCCGACCTGCGCAATGCCGCGGGCGAGCCGACCGGTGCGGTCTATGGTGTCCTGAACATGTTACGTCGGCTCGATGCCGACGTCCAAGCCGACTACCGCGCCTGCGTGTTCGATGCCAAGGGCAAGACCTTCCGCGACGAGTGGTTCCCCGAGTACAAGTCGCACCGCCCGCCGATGCCCGAGGATCTGGCGGTCCAGATCGCGCCCCTGCATGAGGCCATCGTCGCGCGCGGCTGGCCGCTGCTGATGGTCGATGGCGTCGAGGCCGACGACGTCATCGGCACCCTCGCGCGCCAGGCCAGCGCGGCCGGCATGGACGTGGTCATCTCCACCGGCGACAAGGACCTCACCCAGCTAGTCGACGAGCGTGTGCGCTGGGTGAACACCATGAGCAACGAGGTGCTCGACCCGGCCGGCGTCGAAGAGAAATTCGGCGTGCCGCCCGAGCGCATCATCGACTACCTGGCGCTGGTGGGCGACACCGTGGACAACATTCCCGGCGTCGAGAAATGCGGCCCCAAGACCGCGGTCAAATGGCTCACCCAGTTCGGCTCGCTCGACGAGATCGTCGCCCATGCCGACGAGATCGGCGGCAAGGTGGGGGAGAACCTGCGCAAGCACCTGGACTTCCTGCCCCTGGGCAGGAAGCTGGTGACCGTGGCCACCGATCTCGACCTGGGCGTCGGGCCGGCGGACCTCGCCCCGCGCGAGCAGGACCGCGACAAGCTCATCGACCTGTTCAGCCACCTGGAATTCAAGACCTGGCTGCGTGAAGTGCAGTCGGGCGACAACCCCAAGGCGGTGGAGGCGGCGGCCGGGGAGGACCCGCCCGCCGACCCGGCCAGTCACCGCAGCGGCGGCTACGACACGGTGCTCACGCGCGACGCCCTCGACGCCTGGATCGCCCGGCTCGAAGCGGCGCCCATCGCCGCCTTCGACACCGAAACCACCAGCCTCGACCCCATGGCCGCCACCCTGGTGGGCCTCTCTTTCGCCGTCCCCGACGGCGGCGCGGCCTACGTGCCCGTCGCCCACACCTACGCCGGCGCGCCCGAGCAGCTCGGCATCGACGCCGTGCTCGCCGCGCTCAAGCCCTGGCTGGAAAGCGACCGGTACAAGAAGGTCGGCCAGAACCTCAAATACGACATGCATGTGCTGGCCAACTACGACGTGACGCTCGGCGGCATCGCCGACGACACCCTGCTGGCCTCCTACGTGATCGAGTCCGACAAATCCCACGACATGGACAGCCTGGCCCGCCGCCACCTGGGGCTGGAGACCATCCCCTACACCGCCATCTGCGGCAAGGGCGCCAAGCAGATCGGCTTCAACGAGGTGGCGCTGGAACAGGCGAGCGAATACGCCGCCGAGGACGCGGACATCACCCTGCGCCTGCAGCAATGCTTCGAGAAACAACTGGCCAGGGAAGAGCGCCTGCGCGCGTTGTACAAAGAAGTCGAGCTGCCCGCCATGGCGGTGCTGTTCGAGATGGAGCGCAACGGCGTGCTCATCGACGACTTCCTCCTCGCCCAGCACAGCCAGGAACTGGGACGGCGCATGGCCGAGCTCGAAACCGAGGCCCACAAGCTCGCCGGCCAGCCTTTCAACCTCAATTCGCCCAAACAGCTCGGCGAGATCCTGTTCGGCAAGCTCGAACTGCCCGTGGTCAAGAAGACCGCCACCGGCCAGCCGTCCACCGACGAGGAAGTGCTGCAGAAGCTCGCCGAGGACTACCCGCTGCCCAAGTGCCTGCTCGACTACCGCGGCCTGGCCAAGCTCAAGAACACCTACGCCGACAAACTGCCGCTGATGGTGAATCCGAAGACCGGCCGGGTGCACACCAGCTTCTCACAGGCCGTCGCGGTCACCGGGCGTCTGGCCAGCTCCGACCCCAACCTGCAGAACATCCCCATCCGCACCGAAGAGGGCCGCCGCATCCGCGCCGCCTTCATCGCGCCCAAGGGCCACCGCATCGTCAGCGCCGACTATTCGCAGATCGAGCTGCGCATCATGGCCCACCTGTCCGGCGACAAGCGCCTGCTGCAGGCCTTCGCCGAGGGCGAAGACGTGCACCGCGCCACCGCCGCCGAAATCTTCGGCGTCACCCCACTGGAGGTGGACAAGGAGCAACGCCGCTACGCCAAAGTCATCAACTTCGGTCTCATCTACGGCATGAGCGCCCATGGCCTGGCCAAGAACCTGGGCATCGAACGGTCTGCCGCCGCCAGCTACATCGACCGCTACTTCGCCCGCTACCCCGGCGTCGCCGACTACATGGCCCGCACCCGCGCCGAAGCTGCCGACAAAGGTTACGTGGAAACCGTCTTCGGCCGCCGCCTGCACCTGCCCGACATTCACGCCCGCCAGGCCGGCCGCCGGCAGGCCGCCGAGCGCGCCGCCATCAACGCCCCCATGCAAGGCACCGCCGCCGACCTCATCAAGAAGGCCATGATCGCCGTGTCGGCCTGGCTGAAGCAGGAACAGCTCAAGTCAAAGCTCATCCTGCAGGTGCATGACGAACTGGTGCTGGAGGTGCCGGACGCCGAGTTGGCGACGGTGCGCGAACAGTTGCCCAGGCTCATGGCCGGGGTGGCGAAACTCGACGTGCCGCTGGTGGCGGAGGTGGGGGACGGGGTGAATTGGGATGAGGCGCATTAGGAGCGTGAATTCTCACACCGGATTCAACTGTGCCCGCCAATTCAGATTGGGCTGATATGAAACGATGACTAATGAGTGTGTCTACTGTAGGGGAGCTTCTGGTTCAAAGCTTAGCCGAGAGCATTTAATGTCTCGAGTGGTTCGGCAAAAACTTATGGCGGAACCGCGAGCGTGCAATATATCGCGCGATGTTAGTCACGCTGGGCAACCAGTTGTAAAAGATGTATGTAAACGCTGTAATAGCGAGCTGTCTTATCTCGATAGTGTGGCAGGGAATTTGAGTGAGTATTTGCTAAGGCCGTCGGGCAGAAATCAAGACGTCTTTCTCGGCGAGCTGGAGTTCTGTTGGTTGATAAAAACGCATTTGAACTACGTTCGGACTATGCCTAATGAGATGTCGAGCTTCAAAGGGATAGACCATTCCATTTATTCTTCGATTCTTGAAAGGCGATTGCCAGAGAGAGGGCAGTATGAGTTGTATTTTGCCCTTTACGACGCGCCGAACGCATTGAGATTTGCATGGCCGATCTCGCATCTCAGCGTTTCGTTTCCGAGTGAGCGAGTCATCGTTTCCAATCTCCGTATTTCTTGGCTTGAGACTGTTTTGATCGTGAATACAAGCCAGAAAGAAGAAATTGCGCTTCCTGAAGTGGGGAATCTGCTGAAGTCGCATCCTGCGATTGTGAGGGCATCCAGTCCCAATGAGCTTCCATGTTTCAACGATCTATATGCTAGCGAGAGGGTGATTGACGAAACTTTTGCAATTGAAGGCATACACCGCGTTGGGCCTCCCTTTGTACTTCTGTCGGCGCTGGGCTCGCAGAGTGCTCATGCCTTTTGCGACAAACACAACGCATATCCCACACGCTAGGGCCGTAGGGCGGAGAAGCGAAGCAAGCGTAGCCCGGCCGAAGGCCGCAGGCCTGATGCCGGGGATACCATGCCGAGCTGACGACGCTGACCTCGGCGTCGCTACGCTCGGCCGGGCTACGAAGCTGAATGCAAACGGCCGCCGTGTCCGGCGGCCATCGAAACCACTCACTTAGACTGGATTCGACTCAGGTAGTCGATCAAGGCCAGGATGCGCACGCGTGCATACATGTCCATCGTGTAGGGCATTTCGAAGAAATATGCCCCCGCTTCCGCGCTTTCCTTCTTGTACATGTTGCCCCAGATGGGCATGTCGCGACTGCCGTGGCCCCTCACGACCTGGCGACCATCGATGACCTGATAGACCCGGTCCACCGGAAAGACGCCTCCATTGTTTTTAGACAGGACGGTGAGGTCGGCTGGGGCCACCTTCAGCAGATCGACCGCGCCACCGTCTCCCTTCCCCGATGCGCCATGACAAACAGCGCATTTGTTCATGTACTCGGTCTGGCCGATGTCAGGCACTTCTGCACTGATTGCCAGACTCGTTCCACCTTGGAAGAGCAACAACACAAGCCACGCGTAGAACGTTCTTTTGCCGTTTTTCATTTCCCTTCTCCATTGTCGAACGGCACCCGCCGGACGTGCGTGACGCCACGTTCGGCGCTCCACACCCGCAATGCCGCGAGTTCAATGTAGCACCGGGCTCGACGACAAAATTGCCGATGATCAACTCCCGATGAACCCGCACGCCTAGCCCGGCCGACGGTCGCCAGCCTGACGCCGGGGGATGCCGTGCCGTGCTGGCGATGCGGAACCCGGCGTCGCTGCGCTCGGCCGGGCTACGAAGCGCCATGCCTTGGCGGGCGGACGAGCCAAGCGCCATTCGCCGCATGTCTGCATCTGGGCTGTCACGGAGGCATGGTGGCTCGCCGGACTCGGGTCCTTTAGGGGCGTGCCAACGGGTTCCTGCGCCGTTCTGGCGAATCGTCGATCTGGCGCTTCCATCGCCCGCCGCGCCATCGCCGTAGCGAGTGGCTTGTTGTCAGGCGGGGAGCCGTTCGTCATATTTTCGGGCTGTTCGGTGTCATGCAGTGGACATGTTTCCGGTTGTTTTGCCGACGGCCGTCGCCGATGTGCCCCAAGCTGGTGCGTGGGGCGCCGGATCCCCTGTGATCGTACGGGGCGTGGCGTGTCGCCGCATAGCAACATCCGTTTGGAATATGTAAAACACGTAAGCGAGTGTGTCTGCGTGCTTGCGCTTGGATCGAAAAAGTCTCATAAATCCATGGGTCTTCGGGGGTGTCGCCGCGTTTTGATTTGGCAGCGTGTGTTTCGGTGAGTTTGATTGCCGACGACGGATGTTGCGTTGCGGTGCTTGTTGAGGATGTACCTGCCCCCGACGACTGGAAGGACTGTTCGTATTGGGTAACCGAGGATTTGACTCAGGAGATTTACGATGAGGATGAGACCATGGATGGCGTCGGTCGGTCTGGCGCTGTTGGCGACGAGCGCGCATGCGCTGGAAAAGGATTTCGGCGATGTCGGGGCGGCGCCCGGCGGGACCTATTTTGCGGAGGGATTCATCGAGCACACCCCGGGAGCGTTTACCGATTTCCTGATGTTCTCGCTGTCCAGCCCGGCCTATGACATGTGGTATGGGCTGGGGACCATTTCGGACCAACCCAAGGTCGACGGTTCGAACATCGACGGGCTGACGGCAGCGCTGTACATCGACAACGGTGTGGCTGGCGAGTCGGCGGACGATTCGTTCTACGCACTGATCGGGTCCGGAGACTATGTGACCGGTGGCGGTCCGCTGGCCGAGGGGGCCTATTACTTCAAGGTCCAAGGGACGGCCACCGGGCCGAGCCCGTCGTCCTACGCCTACACCGCGACCGTCGCGGCGGTACCCGAGCCGCAAAGCTATGCCATGCTGCTCGCGGGGCTTGGCCTGATGGGGCTGATCGTGAAGCGACGCTCCAGCTAAGGCCGACGCGGCAAGCGTTTGCCGGACGGATCAACGGGGCTTCGGCCCCGTTGTTTTTTGCCTCGAACCGCCCGGACGTGTCGCTCGGATTGACGCAATGTCATCCGCCGCAGGTAGGATGGGTGTATCGAATCGATCCATCCCCAAGGACCGTCAACATGAAACGCTTCCACGTGCACCTCGCCGTCGACGACCTCGACGCGAATATCGCGTTCTACACCCAGCTCTTCGGTCTGCCGCCGAGCAAACAGGAGGCGGACTACGCCAAGTGGATGCTGGACGATCCCCGAGTGAATTTCGCCATCTCGGCGCGCGGGCACGCGCCCGGGGTGAACCATTTCGGCATGCAGGCGGAAACCGCGGAGGGGTTGGCGGAGCTCAAGGCGCAGGCCGGGGCCGCCTCTGCCGGTGCGGTCCTGGATCAGGGCGAGACCGTCTGCTGTTACGCCAAGAGCGAGAAGCACTGGGTGACCGATCCACAGGGCCTGGCCTGGGAGCATTTCACGACCCTGGGCACGTCGGTCACCTTCGGTGATGACAGCGTGTCCGCGGCGGGGGCGTGCTGCGTGCCGGAAGCTCCGGCCGCGGCAGCGGGCTGTTGCGCACCGGCGCCCGCCGAGTCCGCGCCGAAGTCGGGGTGCTGCGGATAAGGATCCGCCGACGCCTGGGGGCGCCAGGCCAGGATGGCTTCAGTCCCCGGTCGGCGAGATCCGGTAGTCGATCACGGCGTCGTTGGCCTGCAGCGTTTCGGCAAGCTTGGAGGCGCTGTTGTTGTCGGTGGTGCGCAAGATCATGCTGTGGCGGCGCAGTTGTTTGTCGCTGTCGAGCCGGTAGCTGAAATTGGCGATGCTGAAATCGAAGGTTTCGATGAGATGTCGCAAGGTCAGCTCGGTCATGTCGGAGCTGCGCTCGAAGCGTACCTCGAAGTGGTAGTAGTTCTGGCTCGGCATGTGCGACTCGATCCAGCGGAACAGGGACAGCAGGCCGAGGGTGAGGAGCACCGACACCGCGAGCGGAAAGTAGAAGCCAATGCCGGCGAGGATGCCGATGGCGGCGGTGATCCAGATCGAGGCGGCGGTGGTGAGTCCGCGCACCGAGAGGCCTTCCTTGACGATGACGCCGGCACCGAGGAAGCCGATGCCGGTCATGATGCCCTGCGCCATGCGGGTCGGGTCGAGGCGCACCATGTCGATGTCGCTGCGCACCCAGTGGGCCTCGAAGACCGTGACCAGCATCAGCAGGCTGGAGGCGGTGCACACCAGCGCGTGGGTGCGGAAGCCGGCGGGGCGGCCGTGGTAGGAGCGTTCGTAGCCGATGAGTGCGCCGGCGAGCATGGCGGCCACGAGGCGAAAACACATTTCCAGATTGTCGGTGGTGACGGGCATGACATCCTCCGCGGTGGGGTCGCTGCGATGTCCGTACCTGGGCGTGGCGGGGCTCAGGCGTGGCGAACGCCCCTTCTTGTTCGTATGACGGGCGCTGGCGCCGGGCACGCAGCTCCGTGGGGTGTTTGAACGCGTCGCGCCGCAGGGGTTCGCCGTGTCAGGGCGTCCGTACGATGAAGCGCACCGGTGGTGACTGGGCCACGAGCCGGCCCGGTGCGCGGACCGGGTGCGTCCCGGCGCCGTTGCGACGCCGCCGCCTTTCGTCGGCCGACCAAAGGCAGGTCTTTGAATTTTCTGAACTTGCCCCTTAAGTTACGGCAAGCGTGACACTCAGGTCGACGCCTACACGCCGAAGGCGCGGCGGCGGTCCTCCCACCGGTGAATACGAGGAGAGCGTATGCACGGATTGGCAAGGCGCTTGCACTGGCGACGCGGTGCGCTGGCGGTGACAGGGCTGTTGGCGGCCGGCGCGCTGGTGCTCGCGATCGAACGGGCCTCAGGGCCGTGGGCGTGGGCGGCGGCGGTGGCGATGGCCGTGGTGCTGGGGCTGGCGTGGATCGAGCTGGCCGACCTGCGCGCCACCTTCCGTGCCCACAAGCTGGCCATGCGCGGTGCGCACGATGGCCTGTGGTGGTGGAATCCGGTCACCAAGCGCCTGTGGGTGGGCGACCGCCTGCTTGAAATTCTCGGCTATTCGGACAACTTCATCGCCGACACCCATGTGTGGCTGCACCTGGTGCATCCGGACGACCGCGGCGGCTACAACCGGGGCGTCGCGCAACACCTCAAGGGCGAAACGCCGCACTTCTACCACGAGTATCGCGTGCGTGCGAAGGACGGCAGCTACCGCTGGATCGCCTCGCGCGGCGAGGCGGTGCGCAACCACCGCGGCCGGGCGGTGCTCATGGCCGGCTCGGTGACCGACATCACCGCCCGGCGCCAGACCGAGGAACGCATCCGCACCCTGGCCTACCACGACCAGCTGACCGGCCTGGCCAACCGGGCGCTGCTGTTCGACCGCCTCAATCTTGCCATCGAGCGGGTGCGCCGGCGCGGGCAGGGGCGCATCGCGGTGCTGTTCATCGACATCGACCGTTTCAAGGATGTGAACGACGTCCATGGCCATGAGGTGGGCGACCTTCTGCTGGTCGAACTGGCGCGGCGCCTGCGCGCCAACGTGCGCGCCTCCGATACCCTGGTACGTCAGGGCGGCGACGAGTTCATCATCGTGCTGCCCGAGATCACCGACTCGGCCGGCGCCGCGCCGGTGCTCGACAAGGTGCTGCAGGCGGTGCACAAGCCGATTCACGTCAACGGTATCGAGCTGTGCATGAGCGCCAGCATCGGGGTGAGTGTGTTCCCCGACGACGCCCAGGACGTGCCGACCCTGTTGCGCAATGCCGATACGGCGATGTACGAAGCCAAGCACGCGGGCGGCAATCTGGCACGCTTCTATACCCATGCGATGAACGACGCGGTGCGCGAGCGCGTCAACATCGAGGCCGGCCTGCGCCAGGCCGTCGCGCGCGGCGAGCTGGCGCTGCACTTCCAGCCCAAGATGCGTCTCGGCGATTCGAGCCTGATGGGCTGCGAGGCGCTGCTGCGCTGGCGCGACGCCGAGGGGCGCCAGATTCCGCCGGACCGGTTCATCCCGGTGGCCGAGAGCTGCGGGCTGATCGTGCCCATCGGCCAGTGGGTGGCCGACGCCGCGCTCGATCAGATGCTGGCCTGGCGTAGCGCGGGGCTCAAGGTGCCACGGGTCGCCATCAACGTTTCCGCCATCCAGCTGGCGCAGCCCGGCTTCGCCCCGCTGCTGCTCGACGCCCTGGCGCGGCGTGGCCTGCCCAATTCCCTGCTGGAGCTGGAAGTCACCGAATCGGTGTTTCTCCACCCCGAGGGGGCCGCGCTGGAGGCGTTGCGCATGCTGCGTTCGCGCGGGGTGCGGCTGGCGCTGGACGATTTCGGGACCGGCTATTCTTCGTTGGCGTACCTGGGCGTGCAGGCCTTCGATACGCTCAAGATCGATCGCAGCTTCGTGGCCACCGCCGATGCCCCGGGTCAGGCGCGGTCGGCGGCGATCCTGCGGGCGATGGTGGCGATGGCGACCGCCTTCGGCATGGACGTGGTGGCCGAAGGCATCGAGCGCGATGCGCAGCGTGACGCATTGTGGCGACTCGGCTGCGAATCCGGGCAGGGCTACCTGTTCGGTGCCCCCATGCCGGCGGCGGACTTCGAGGCCCGCTGCCTCTCGGCGCGTCCGCCGTCGGGGGCCAGTCTGCGTGTGGTCAAGGGGTAGACGGCGGGGATGTCGTCACCCCGCCCCCGCCGGGCGGGCGCAGGCGGTATGCTCGAGGTCTTGCCAATCCTCGACACGAACACGAGCCCATGATTCCCGACGGCGACAGCACGATCTACAAGACGCTTCTCGAGTCCACCAAGGCCATTCCCTGGCAGATCGACTGGAAGACGCTCAGGTTCTCCTACATCGGCCCCCAGATCGAGTCGCTGCTCGGCTGGCCGCAGGACAGCTGGAAGTCGGTGGAAGACTGGGCCGCCCGCATTCATCCGGACGAACGCGATTCGATCGTGAACTTCTGCGTCGCCCAGTCGCAGTCGGGCGTCGACCATGAAGCGGACTAC
The nucleotide sequence above comes from Nitrogeniibacter mangrovi. Encoded proteins:
- a CDS encoding ArsI/CadI family heavy metal resistance metalloenzyme, with the protein product MKRFHVHLAVDDLDANIAFYTQLFGLPPSKQEADYAKWMLDDPRVNFAISARGHAPGVNHFGMQAETAEGLAELKAQAGAASAGAVLDQGETVCCYAKSEKHWVTDPQGLAWEHFTTLGTSVTFGDDSVSAAGACCVPEAPAAAAGCCAPAPAESAPKSGCCG
- a CDS encoding LOG family protein, which produces MTAKDKLPDDLPNATVPQYNARESWRIFGIMSEFVEATERLNAIRPAVSVFGSARTAPDHPYYVLAEQISRKLSDAGFSVISGGGPGIMEAANKGAYFGKSPSIGLNIQLPHEQAANPYQDISQTFQHFFARKFMFVKFAAAYVVLPGGYGTLDEVTEALTLIQTGKSRKIPLILVHRPFWEGLVDWFKERLVSERMIHPEDLDIMHLIDDPDEVVEAIFKHYETRGFLPLPEEHELMLNL
- a CDS encoding putative bifunctional diguanylate cyclase/phosphodiesterase, which translates into the protein MHGLARRLHWRRGALAVTGLLAAGALVLAIERASGPWAWAAAVAMAVVLGLAWIELADLRATFRAHKLAMRGAHDGLWWWNPVTKRLWVGDRLLEILGYSDNFIADTHVWLHLVHPDDRGGYNRGVAQHLKGETPHFYHEYRVRAKDGSYRWIASRGEAVRNHRGRAVLMAGSVTDITARRQTEERIRTLAYHDQLTGLANRALLFDRLNLAIERVRRRGQGRIAVLFIDIDRFKDVNDVHGHEVGDLLLVELARRLRANVRASDTLVRQGGDEFIIVLPEITDSAGAAPVLDKVLQAVHKPIHVNGIELCMSASIGVSVFPDDAQDVPTLLRNADTAMYEAKHAGGNLARFYTHAMNDAVRERVNIEAGLRQAVARGELALHFQPKMRLGDSSLMGCEALLRWRDAEGRQIPPDRFIPVAESCGLIVPIGQWVADAALDQMLAWRSAGLKVPRVAINVSAIQLAQPGFAPLLLDALARRGLPNSLLELEVTESVFLHPEGAALEALRMLRSRGVRLALDDFGTGYSSLAYLGVQAFDTLKIDRSFVATADAPGQARSAAILRAMVAMATAFGMDVVAEGIERDAQRDALWRLGCESGQGYLFGAPMPAADFEARCLSARPPSGASLRVVKG
- a CDS encoding c-type cytochrome encodes the protein MKNGKRTFYAWLVLLLFQGGTSLAISAEVPDIGQTEYMNKCAVCHGASGKGDGGAVDLLKVAPADLTVLSKNNGGVFPVDRVYQVIDGRQVVRGHGSRDMPIWGNMYKKESAEAGAYFFEMPYTMDMYARVRILALIDYLSRIQSK
- a CDS encoding fumarylacetoacetate hydrolase family protein — its product is MKLMRVGPPGQETPALLDAQGTLRDLSAVVDDITPEVLSPAGLAQLHALDPAGLPVVSGTPRPGVPWTGCGKFVAIGLNYHDHAVESNLPVPDEPVMFPKWTSCLSGPNDDIVPPADFRKLDWEVELGMVIGARARQVSEADALHHVAGYCVANDVSERWYQIERSGGQWGKGKGFDTFGPVGPWLVTADEVPDPQALNLWLSVNGERMQTGNSRHMIFSCAQLVSYCSHMMTLEPGDLIITGTPPGVGMGRTPPRFLNIGDVVELGIDGLGTQRQQVVAPTKR
- a CDS encoding MgtC/SapB family protein, giving the protein MPVTTDNLEMCFRLVAAMLAGALIGYERSYHGRPAGFRTHALVCTASSLLMLVTVFEAHWVRSDIDMVRLDPTRMAQGIMTGIGFLGAGVIVKEGLSVRGLTTAASIWITAAIGILAGIGFYFPLAVSVLLTLGLLSLFRWIESHMPSQNYYHFEVRFERSSDMTELTLRHLIETFDFSIANFSYRLDSDKQLRRHSMILRTTDNNSASKLAETLQANDAVIDYRISPTGD
- a CDS encoding FxDxF family PEP-CTERM protein, with protein sequence MASVGLALLATSAHALEKDFGDVGAAPGGTYFAEGFIEHTPGAFTDFLMFSLSSPAYDMWYGLGTISDQPKVDGSNIDGLTAALYIDNGVAGESADDSFYALIGSGDYVTGGGPLAEGAYYFKVQGTATGPSPSSYAYTATVAAVPEPQSYAMLLAGLGLMGLIVKRRSS
- the polA gene encoding DNA polymerase I translates to MPTLLLVDGSSYLFRAFHAMPDLRNAAGEPTGAVYGVLNMLRRLDADVQADYRACVFDAKGKTFRDEWFPEYKSHRPPMPEDLAVQIAPLHEAIVARGWPLLMVDGVEADDVIGTLARQASAAGMDVVISTGDKDLTQLVDERVRWVNTMSNEVLDPAGVEEKFGVPPERIIDYLALVGDTVDNIPGVEKCGPKTAVKWLTQFGSLDEIVAHADEIGGKVGENLRKHLDFLPLGRKLVTVATDLDLGVGPADLAPREQDRDKLIDLFSHLEFKTWLREVQSGDNPKAVEAAAGEDPPADPASHRSGGYDTVLTRDALDAWIARLEAAPIAAFDTETTSLDPMAATLVGLSFAVPDGGAAYVPVAHTYAGAPEQLGIDAVLAALKPWLESDRYKKVGQNLKYDMHVLANYDVTLGGIADDTLLASYVIESDKSHDMDSLARRHLGLETIPYTAICGKGAKQIGFNEVALEQASEYAAEDADITLRLQQCFEKQLAREERLRALYKEVELPAMAVLFEMERNGVLIDDFLLAQHSQELGRRMAELETEAHKLAGQPFNLNSPKQLGEILFGKLELPVVKKTATGQPSTDEEVLQKLAEDYPLPKCLLDYRGLAKLKNTYADKLPLMVNPKTGRVHTSFSQAVAVTGRLASSDPNLQNIPIRTEEGRRIRAAFIAPKGHRIVSADYSQIELRIMAHLSGDKRLLQAFAEGEDVHRATAAEIFGVTPLEVDKEQRRYAKVINFGLIYGMSAHGLAKNLGIERSAAASYIDRYFARYPGVADYMARTRAEAADKGYVETVFGRRLHLPDIHARQAGRRQAAERAAINAPMQGTAADLIKKAMIAVSAWLKQEQLKSKLILQVHDELVLEVPDAELATVREQLPRLMAGVAKLDVPLVAEVGDGVNWDEAH